The following coding sequences lie in one Ictalurus furcatus strain D&B chromosome 7, Billie_1.0, whole genome shotgun sequence genomic window:
- the mllt3 gene encoding protein AF-9 isoform X2, translating to MVTNCCYHLCKDPPYKVEESGYAGFILPIEVYFRNKEEPKKVRFDYDLFLHLEGHPPVNHLRCEKLTFNNPTEEFRRKLLKAGGQRDPHKRSSEDSKVMVMQEGSTSLFGQHLKLPTLPSSSLTLNFSDGKKNKSFSGAKDGSKSGSALTITTTNNSISSSSLKLHKPSKEHKDKPSKDSKESKSAFRDFSRDSGKVSKDSLKKPKENQPLRDEQPIPKMGFKEPKAISKEHRATEVSFSSLGQNKRRPSMDDEAHITKKQKGSFSESSQKLQSSSSLIQPHHSDKRALKDKSQVRHSKLRDNDLSERRKVSTLPPFQDVLDPNDSDMDDNISAKYDSEQPSPASSSSSSSSGYRPTHKRQVLGPLQTIIPDLHSDENEDESEEEEDNDLDSDMERPLHTHMTHRHRRVSLSDGSDSENSSTSSPLPHNETPPLLKASNNQILEVKSPMKQTKVDKNKNVDCDKAYLDELVELHRRLMTLRERHILQQIVNLIEETGHFHITNTTFDFDLCSLDKTTVRKLQSYLETSGTS from the exons ATGGTGACTAATTGCTGCTACCACT TATGCAAGGATCCGCCATACAAAGTGGAAGAGTCTGGATACGCTGGCTTTATCCTGCCTATTGAAGTGTACTTCCGAAATAAG GAAGAGCCGAAAAAAGTGCGCTTCGACTACGATCTGTTCCTGCACTTGGAAGGTCATCCCCCTGTCAATCACCTGCGCTGTGAGAAACTCACCTTCAACAACCCGACAGAGGAGTTCCGCAGGAAGCTGCTAAAGGCCGGCGGG CAACGAGATCCTCACAAAAGAAGTTCGGAGGACTCTAAA GTGATGGTCATGCAGGAAGGCTCAACGTCTCTGTTTGGTCAGCACCTTAAGCTGCCCACTTTACCCAGCAGCTCACTGACCCTGAACTTCTCTGATGGCAAAAAGAACAAGTCCTTTTCAGGAGCAAAG GACGGGTCCAAAAGCGGTAGTGccctcaccatcaccaccaccaacaacagcaTCAGCAGCAGCTCACTCAAACTCCACAAGCCATCCAAGGAGCACAAGGACAAGCCTTCCAAAGACTCGAAAGAGTCCAAAAGTGCCTTCAGAGACTTCAGCAGGGACTCGGGCAAAGTCTCCAAAGACTCCTTGAAGAAACCCAAAGAGAACCAGCCGCTGCGTGATGAGCAGCCCATCCCTAAGATGGGTTTCAAAGAGCCCAAGGCCATATCAAAGGAACACCGGGCAACTGAGGTTAGCTTCTCAAGCTTGGGCCAAAATAAGCGAAGGCCCTCGATGGATGATGAAGCCCACATTACCAAAAAACAGAAAGGAAGTTTTTCAGAGTCGTCGCAGAAGCTCCAGTCCAGTTCCAGCTTGATCCAGCCTCACCACTCAGATAAAAGGGCTCTAAAGGACAAATCGCAGGTCCGGCATTCCAAGTTAAGAGATAATGACCTGTCTGAGAGAAGGAAGGTGTCCACGTTGCCTCCTTTTCAGGATGTGTTGGACCCAAATGACTCTGATATGGATGACAACATTTCTGCTAAATACGAC TCAGAACAGCCCAGTCCTGCCAGCTCCAGCTCCAGTTCGAGTTCAGGATACAGACCTACACACAAGCGACAAG TGCTAGGTCCTTTACAGACAATAATACCAGATTTGCACTCGGATGAAAATGAAGACGAGtcagaggaggaagaggacaaCGACTTGGACTCAGACATGGAgcgccccttacacacacacatgacgcATCGCCATCGCAG GGTGAGTTTGAGTGACGGCAGTGACAGTGAGAATAGCTCCACCTCTTCACCACTCCCACATAATGAGACCCCGCCTCTTCTGAAGGCCAGCAATAATCAG ATTCTAGAAGTGAAGAGTCCCATGAAGCAGACAAAAGTGGATAAAAACAAGAATGTCGACTGTGACAAG GCATACTTGGATGAACTGGTGGAGCTCCATAGAAGATTAATGACACTGAGAGAGAGGCACATATTACAGCAG ATTGTAAACCTCATCGAAGAAACCGGACATTTTCACATCACAAACACAACCTTTGACTTTGACCTTTGCTCCTTGGACAAAACCACGGTTCGAAAGCTGCAGAGCTACCTAGAAACTTCTGGAACATCTTGA